The following nucleotide sequence is from Nocardioides eburneiflavus.
CCGAGCGCGTGGTCTCGCGGTAGACCCCGGCGTCGCCCTCGGTGATCCACGGGATGCCGGCGCCGTTGATGCGGTTGATCGTGACCGGGGCGGCACCGCTCGTCACGACGGTCGCGCCGTCGGGGACGATGCCGATGTCGCTGGCGCGCATCGAGCGCACCGGGCCGATGCTGGCCGGGACCTTGGAGTAGTAGAAGGCCGCCAGGCGGGTGTAGCCGCCCTCGACGAGCTCCTCGACGACGAGGTCGGCAGTGCCGAGCCCGACCTGCGGGGCGCTGGAGGACGTGTTGTCGACCTTGGTGACGATCACCGGGTGCTTGGGCGCCTTGCTCGTGCGCTCGAGGCCGGTGAGGGGCCAGTAGGTCGGCTCCGGCGGCTCGGAGGTCTCCGAGGCGGTGGGCTCCGACGGCTCGTCACCGGCCGGCGTCGCCTCGTCGTCCCCGCCGCTGCAGCCGGCGAGCACCAGCGACGCCGCCACGAGGACGGCGGCGACTGCCTTGTACGACGGGAGGTGGGGGCGGTGACGCACGGGGGGCTCCGTTCGAGCGGGGGATCTCTGCCTTGCAGTGTGGGGGCGCGCCTCCTCCGATCGGAGAAGGCGCGCCACAGGGTAGATCAGCCGGGACTGCCTACCAATCCGAGCCTGTCACGGGGATTCAGGCGCGACGCAGGGTGCCGCCGAACCACTGCGAGGTCCATGGCACGGCGACCCGGACCCGGTCGCCGGAGCCCGGCGCGTGCAGCATGACGGCGTGCCCGCGCGACCAGCGCAGGAAGATCGCGGCGTGGTAGACGCCGCCGCTGCCGTGGAAGAACATCAGGTCGCCGGCGCGCATGTCCTTCTTCGCGACGCGGCGGGCGTGACCGGCCTGGGCGCTCGACGTACGGGGCACGTCGAACCCGGCACGGGAGTACGCGTAGCGGATCAGCCCGGAGCAGTCGAAGCGGTGCGGCCCGGCAGCGCCGTAGCCGTACGCGTCGCCGCGCTGCCGCATCGCGACGTCGCGGGCGCCGAGGACGCGCTGTGCGACGCGGCGCTTGGCGCTGAGCCGGGTCTTCTGGGAGGTCGTGGTGGTGACCTGGTCGGTGTCGCCGGCTGCGGTGTCGGCGTCGCCGGCGGCGGTGGCGGGCAGGGCCGTCAGCGTCGAGGCGGTGACGCCGAGACCGGCGAGGGCGAGCGCGCAGGCTCGCGCCGTACGAGTGGTCGCAGGCATGGAGTGTTCCTTTCCCACGCCTGCGGGGTGAGCTGTCGGGTTGGGACTGGAAGGTGTCCCGCCGCGCACTCCGAGACGGGCGCGGCTTCACCCCGAGCCGACATGTGTCGGCGTGGAACCTGTGGGTCCCCCACTCCTGCCCTCGTGACTCGGGGGTACGTCCCGGTCGGGCAGGACTCGGCGTAGCCCGGGACGGATCGGTCTCCCGATCGCGATCCAACGTGGCAGGGGCCTCGCCCGGATGCAAAGCCGGCCACGGTCCCGAGCGTGGGACCGTGGCCGGGATCACGCAGATCCACGCTCGTCAGGGGCTCAGCCGAGCTTGCGGCCTCCGTCGACGTACAACGTCTGCCCGGTGATGAACGACGCCTCGTCGCTGCACAGGAACGCCGCGGCCGCGGCGATGTCCTCGGGCTGGCCGACGCGGCGGACGGGGGTGGCCTCGGCGTTGAGACGCTGGAGCTCCTCGGGCTCGAGCTTGAGCCGGCGCGCGGTGGCGTCGGTCATCTCGGTGACGATGAAGCCGGGCGCGATGGCGTTGGCGGTGATGCCGAAGGGGCCGAGCTCGATGCCCAGGGTGCGGGTGAGGCCCTGGATGCCCATCTTGGCCGCGGAGTAGTTGGCCTGGCCGCGGTTGCCGAGGGCGGAGACGCTGGAGAGGTTGAGGATCTTGCCGTACTTCTGCTCCACGAAGCGCGACTGCGCGGCCTTGGTCATGTTGAAGACGCCCTTGAGGTGGACGCCCATGACCACGTCCCAGTCCTCCTCGGTCATCTTGAAGAGCAGGTTGTCGCGGGTGACGCCGGCGTTGTTGACCAGCACGTGGATACCGCCGAGCTCGTCGACGACGCGCTGGACGGCGGCCTCGGCGGCGGCGGAGTCCACGACGTCGCAGCCGACGCCGATGGCACGCGCCCCGTCGGTGAGCTCGAGGCGGGCGGCCGCCTCCTGCGCGGCGGCCTCGTCGAGGTCGAGGATCGCGACGGACGCGCCCTCGCTGGCCAGGCGCTGGGCGATGCCGAAGCCGATGCCTCGTGCTGCTCCGGTGATGACGGCGACGCGACGGTCGTAGCGACCCATGTGAACGGCTCCTCGGGCTGGGTGACTGGGGCTCGGGTGACGGGCTGTCCCGGGAGGATCTCATGAGAGTTGTGGAGATCCGGCACAGGGACGCGACGTACGGGCCGAGGTGTGACTAGCGTGGCGCGCATGGGTCGGGGGGACTTCCGAGGCGCAGCCGCAGTGGCGGCCGCGATGGCCGTGGCGACGCTGGTGGTCGCCGCGGCGTACGACCTGCCCGTGCGGGACCCCGACGGGGTCTCGGTCCCGACGTGGGTGCGGCTGCCGCTCATCGTGCTGGCCGCCGTGCTGCTGGACGTCGTCGCGCGGTGGGTGCTGGCGCTGCGGGGTCGCGAGGGTCCGGTCACCGTGTCGGACGCGAGGTCGGTGCTGCGGTCGGTGGTGGTCGCACGCTGGGACCTGGCCCAGGTCCGTTTCACCCTGAGCGGCCTGCTGGCGTGGTACGTCGCCTACGTCGCATTCCGCAACCTCAAGGGCTACCTGCCGTTCGTCAACGAGCGCCTGTGGGACACCGAGCTCGCGCGGCTGGACCGTGTCCTGTGGCTGGGCCACGACCCCGCCGCCGTGCTGCACGAGGTGCTGGGCACGGGCTGGGCGGCCTGGCTGATGTCGGGCGTCTACGTGCTGTGGATCGGACTCGTGCCGGCGGCCCTCGCCGTCGCGCTGGTGTGGACGCGGCGCTCGCTCGCCGGCGAGCTCTACGTCACCGCCATCTCCTTCAACTGGCTGCTCGGGGTGGCGGTCTACTACCTGGTGCCGTCGCTCGGCCCGGTCTACTCCCGTCCGCAGGGGTTCGCCGACCTCTCCCCCACCTTCAACACCCGGGTGCAGGAGTGGCTGCTGCAGGACCGCGTCGACGTCCTCGCCGGCGCGTGGGACACCAGGGCCGTCCAGACCGTGGCCGCCTTCGCCTCGCTGCACGTGGCCATCACGGTGACCACCTGCCTGGTCGCGGAGGTGCTGCGGCTGCCGTCGTGGGTGCGCGTCACGTGCTGGACCTTCGCCGTGCTCACGTCGGTGTCGACGGTCTACCTGGGTTGGCACTTCTTCGTCGACGTCCTGGGCGGAGCGGTCGTCGGGGACGTCGCGCTCGTGCTCGCCGCCACGGCGACCGGTCACCCCTTGCGGCGCGAGCGCGTACGCCCGCGTGACGTCGTCGCGGACGTGGACCGCGAGCAGGCCGGGCGGGCCTAGCTGAGGGGCCGGCCCTCGGGCCGGCCGTCGGGCCGGCCGTCGAGTGCCGCGCGGAGACGGGCGGCGTACGTCTCGGGCTCGCCTGCGGCGTACTTCGTGCGGGGCCAGAAGAAGCCGCGCAGGCCGTCGCCCTTGGTGCGCGGCACGACGTGCAGGTGCAGGTGCGGCACGGACTGGCTCACCGTGTTGTTGACGGCGACGAAGGAGCCCTGGGCGCCGAGCCCGTCCTTGACCGCGGTCGCGATGCGTTGGGCGGCGAAGAGGAACGGGTCGCGCAGCGCCGCGGGGAGGTCGGGCAGGGTCTCGACGTGGTCGCGCGGCACGAGCAGGACGTGGCCCTTGAAGACCGGGCGGGTGTCGAGGAAGGCGACCAGGTCGTCGGTCTCGAGGACGAGGTGGCCGGGCACGTCTCCGGCGACGATCTGGCAGAACACGCATCCGTCCACGGACGGATCGTCGCACGCGGGTCGATCAGGCGTTCAGGACCGCCCAGGCGATGAGCTTGTCGAGCCGGCGGATGTCGATCTTCTTGTCGAGCTTGATCTTGATGTGCCCCGCCCGTGTCCACATCTCGAGCTCGGCGTTGAAGTCGAGCAGCTTGCCGGCGTTCTCGGACGACCACATGTCGATGCGGCTGTAGGGAAGTGAGTAGACCTCCACCTTCTTGCCCGTGAGCCCTTGGGCGTCGCGCACGACCAGGCGCTTGGTGGTGAAGATCGCTGAGTCCCGGAAGGTCTTGTAGGCCGCGACGGCCTGCTCTCCGTCGACGAGGAGGTCGTTGACGTCGGCGGGGACGGGGATCTCCTGGAGGAGGGTCCATGACGTGATCGCTGCGGTTTCCATGCGCGAGAGCGTCGCAGACGACAGGGCCGGCGCGTCGCGGATCACGCAACTTCGACAAGGTGGTCCTGATGGTCCGCGCGACCCATCCGCAGCGGGTCACTGTCGGTGGCGATCCCTACCATCGAACACATGACCGACACCCTCCCCGGGCTCGACGCGACCGGCCTCCTGGCTGCCGCGAGCGAGGCCGTGCGCGGGCGCCGGCTGGCCGAGGTCCGCGACCTCGAAGTCCTCGCCCAGTGGGCAGTGGTCCACTCCACCGACCCCACCGAGGGGCCCGACGGCGCACAGGCCCGACGTCTCGGTGACGTGCTGGTCCAGCTCGGCGGCGAGGGCACACCGGGTGTGCAGGACTTCTGCCTCGGTGAGATCGCGATCGCCCGGGGCACGGGCGTCACCGCCACCACCAACGCGCTGGCCGACGTGCTCGACCTCCAGCACCGGCTGCCGGCGACCTGGGCGATCGTCCGATCCGGCGAGGCGGAGGTCTACATCGCCCGACGGGTCGCGCGGCTCACGCGCCACCTGCCCGCCGACCGCGTCGGCGTCGTCGATAGCGCGGTCGCGAGGATCATCGCCCACGAGGCAGGCGGGCGGGTGCTCGCCGTCGCCGAGGGCAAGGTCATCGAGGCCGACCCGGCCCTGCACGACGAGCGCGTCGAGGCGGAGAAGGCCCGTCGCTACGTCGGCTCCGGGCGCACCGACGAGTACGGCCTGCGCACCGTGATCGCGCGCATCGAGGCCGGTGACGCCGTGTGGGTCGAGGCGACCGTGCAGCGGGCGGCCGACATCCTTGCTCCCACCCACCCCGAGGTCGGCGCCGACGAGCTGCGCGCCATCGCCTTCGGCCACCTCGCCCGCCCGGCCGAGCTCCTCCAGCTGCTCCTCGAGCACACCGACGACACCCTCCCCGGCACCGAACCGGCCGAGCCCGACCAGCCCGACCAGCCCGACCAGTCCTCGAGTCGTGCGACCGCGTTCCCCGCCGACCTCCTCGACGCTCTGCGCTCCCTCGACCTCACCCCGCTCGCACCGAAGGCCGTGCTGCACGTCCACCTCCACGAGGCGGCACTCGCCGGCGCCGATGCCGTCGCCCGGGTCGAGGGGCTCGGACCGACCTCCGTGTCCGCGCTGTGCGCGTTGCTGGGCCGCGCCCGGTTGACCGTACGTCCGGTGCGAGACCTGTCGTCGCGGGTGCGCACCACCGCCTACGAGCACCCCGAGTCCCTCAAGGAGCAGGTCTACCTGACGACCGGCGGGGACTACTGGCCCTTCGCCAGCTCCACCAGCCGCCGGGTCGACTACGACCATCCCACTCCCTACGACGACACCGGCCCACCCGACCCGAAGCATCCGCAGACGGGGTCGCACAACTCCGGCCCACTCGGCAGGCGGCACCACCGTTGGAAGACGCACGCCGGCTACCGATCACGCCAGTGCGGCCAGGGCCGCTATGTCTGGCTGAGCCCGCACGGGCTGGCCTTCAACGTCGACCACCGCGGAACCCGCGGCATCGATCCCCACCACGCGCGGGAGATCCTCGAGGCGCCGCCGGGCGTCGACCTCTACTTCACCTGAGCAGCTCGACCGTGGGTCCTGGGTGGCCTCAGGCCGAGCAGTCGAAGGTGGGGTCCAGCTCGCTGGGCCCGGGCGCAGCAGGCCCCGTCCCGCGAGCACGGGTCCGAACAGGTAGGCCAAGGCATCCAGGTCGCACTGGGAGAACAGCGGGTCCGGGGCGTCGCCGATCCAGCCGTACCCCATCAGGTCGGTGCTCTCGAGCAGGTTGGTGGCGTGGCCGAGGCCGAGTGCGTGGCCCAGCTCGTGGAGCGTCACGTAGTACAGGTACTCCGGCGTGTAGCTCTCCTCGGTGGCGAACTCCGAGGACACGATGATGTTGCCGCAGCCCGTGGCCCCGCAGATCGCGTACCCGGCGAAGACGACCCCGCCTGCGTGCGGCACGTAGTGCAGGACGATGTCGGCGGACCTGCGCTTGGAACCCGTCACGTCCGTCAACGTGATCTCCCCGTCGAAGCACGAGCGGAGCACCTCGTCCCACGACTCGATGGCGTCGCGCACGGCGGCGAGATGAGCGTCGGAGACGTTGGGCGCGGCCTGCACGCCGACCGTGAGGTGCGTGTCGTCCCACACGTACTTGTTGGGGTAGTAGTAGTTGAGGATCACCAGCTCCTCGGCGTCGGACTCGGGCAGGTTGCAGTCCACACCGCTGCCCGCGGTCGATCCCGGCTTGGCCGACGTCGCGGGCGCAGCCGCCAGGCCGAGGCTGCCCAGCAGGAAGGCCAGCAGGAGGGCCAGCACGAGGAGAAGTCGTCGGATGCTCATCGCGCGCTCCAGGGCGGTCGGGGGAGCTCGACCGAGAGCAGGCTCCCGGGGGGATCTCGACGCTACGCCGCCGGGACAGCATCGGGAAGAGCCGGCGCGCCCGCTCGTGCCGAGGACCACGCGACAGGGGGCGAGTTGGCGCGTTCTGCCACGCGCGCGCCCAGCCGGTGTGACCCTTGAGGAGTCAGCACCATCGTGATCCCGTGGGGGAACCGCACCATGACCACGCTCGTCCGCGCGCTCGCGCTTGCCGTCGTCTCGCTCGGCCTCACCGCCGGCCTCGCGATCGTGGTGCAGGCGCCCGCGTCGGCCTTCTCCGACCGCGACTGCGGCGACTTCCCGAGCCAGGCCGCCGCACAGAACTTCTTCCTGCAGGCCGGCGCGGGCGACCCGCACCGCCTCGACGACGACGGGGACGGGGTGGCGTGCGAGTCCAACCCGTGCCCGTGCATCGGCCGCGGCAGCACCGCGCCCCAGCAGCTGGCCAACACCCAGACGCAGCAGACCCACCGCGAGACGGGCAACGTCGTGCGCGTCACCGACGGCGACACGCTCCGGGTGCGCCTGCGCAGCGGCGCGCGTGTCGGTACGCATGCTCGGGATCGACACCCCGGAGCGCGGCCGCTGCGGTGCCCAGGAGGCGACGGCCAACCTCCGCCGGCTGGCCCCGGTGGGGTCGACCGTGCACCTGGTCTCCGACCGGACCCAGGCCGCGAAGGACAGGTACGGCCGGTTGCTGCGCTACGTGAAGCGTGAGGGCGGCTTCGCGGACCTGTCCTACCGGCAGGCGTGGAGCGGGTTCACCCGGCCCTACGTCTACGGCGGCAAGCCGGTCGCGCGGCACGGCACGTACGTCCGCGCGATCCGCGACGCGCGCGACCACCAGCGGGGCGCGTGGAACGGGTGCTGGTGACGCCGTAGCCTCGCCGTCGTGATCCTCCCGGCCGTCCGCGATCCCCGTCTGGTCACGGTCCGCCGGGGCGGCACGCTGACCGACGAGGGCCACCACGCCCTGGCCCTGTGGGCGGCCGCGTGCGCCGAGCACGTCCTCCCGCTCTTCGAGGGCTCCCGCCCCGACGACACCCGCCCCCGCGAGGCGATCGCCGCCGCGCGGGCCTGGACGCGCGGCGAGCTCTCGATGAGGCGTACCCGCGCCCTCGGCGGGCACGCGATGGGTGCCGCGCGCGACTTGACCGGCGCGCCCCGCTTCGCCGCGTACGCCGCCGGGCAGGCCGCGGTCGTCGCTCACGTCGCCGAGCACGACCTCGGCGCGGCGGCGTACGCGATCAAGGCGGCGATGGCAGCCGCTCCGGGGCAGGAGGAGACGGTGCGCCACGCGGAGTGCCGCTGGCAGCACGACCGGCTTCCCGCGACGGTGCGCGAGCTGGTGCTGGAGGACCAGCAGCGGCGCAACCCGATCTGCTGGAACGTGTTCGACCCTCCATCGTGAACAACGGTCGTGAGGAAAGGGCGTGGCCGACGCAACCTTCCACCGACGGCGGGAGTCTGGAGGGGTGGGACGGCACCACGGGGGTGCGGGGTGAGGGGGTGGCATGTTCTCGGGGACCGACAGGCAGGCACCCACGTTCGAGGAATACGCCGCCGTCTCCTGGCCGATGGTCTACCGCAGCGCCTACCTGCTGGCCGGCAACCACGCGGATGCCGAGGACCTGGCCCAGCAGGCGCTGATCAAGGCCCACCGTGCGTGGGCCAGGGTGAGCGCCTCTGACTCGATGAACGCCTACGTGCGACGGATCCTCACCAACACGTTCCTCTCCTCCAGGCGGCCGAAGGCGCGCCGGTTGGAGCTGCTGACCGACGAGCTCCCGGACTGGGGCGGCGCCGCCAGCGCGGCCGGGCGCCCCGCGGATACGCCGGGGGCGTCCGACGAGCTGATGGCGGTGTGGCCGCACGTCAAGCAGCTGCCGCGCCAGCAGCGCGCGGTCACCGTGCTGCGCTACTTCGAGGACCTGAGCGAGGCGGAGATCGCCGAGGCGCTCGGCTGCTCCCGCGGCACCGTGAAGTCCACGGCCCACCGCGCCCTCAAGAGCCTGAAGGCCGCGCTCGACGACCAGGACAGCCCGGCTTCCGACAGCCCGGCTTCCGACAGCCCAGCGTCCGACAGCCCAGCGTCCGGCAGGAAGGAGGCCTGACATGCACGAGGACATCGAGAGGATGCTGCGGACCGAGCTGCGTCAGGTCGCCGACGGCGTCGAGGTCCCGCCCGCGCCGGTGCTGGCCTCCCGACCGACGTCGCGCTTCGCCTGGCCACCGGTGCTGGCGGTCGCTGCCGCCGTCGTGCTGATCGCGCTGGTCGTCCTCGTGGGTGGCCCGTCCGACCGGGGCGGCCTGCCCCAGCCGGCCCCCCAGCCGACCGACGTGGTCACCGACGTGACCGACCCGTTGCCGGAGGCGGTGCCCACCGGGCGGCCCCGGGTGCCGTACGTGCTCGACCGGGTGGCGTACGTCGGCGACGACTCGTTCCCCGGCTTCGACGCGATCGACGGGACCGCCCAGGGCTGGCTGGCGGTGGAGCCGCCGTTCGTGTGGTCGTGGGGCAACGGCGGAGCGCCGAGGGGGCTGGACGTCGCCGTCGAGCAGCCGCCGGTCGTGTCACCCAACGGTCAGTTCATCGCCTACCTCTCCAGCGAGGGCGACCTGAACGGGTTCCAGACCGCACCCGACGGCGAGGGGATGGGCCTGCCCGTGCCGGTCCCCGTCCGGGACGACGACGGTGTCGGCACCCGCATCGGAGCCGTCACCGACGACGGCTGGGTGATCGCGAGCGGCCGGGGTGTCGGCGTCCTGTGGCGCCCCTTCGACGGCGCCGAGCCGGTCGACCTGACGCGGACGGCGCCCGGTCAGCTGGTGTGGAAGGCGACGCGTGCGGGTCTGGTGGTCGTCGACGGCAGCGGCGACGCCCGCGACCCGGGCGGCGACAACCGGGTCGCGGGCGACGGCCGGGTCTACCTGGCCGACCTGACGCCCGACGGCGAGCTGACCCCGATCGTCGACCTGCCCCACTTCGGGATCGCCGACGTCAGCGAGGAGTGGGTGGCGTGGGTGCCCCTCGAGCCGGTCGGGGGCGAGGTGGCCACGTTCGAGGAGATCCTCGTGCGTGACCTCGACGGCGGGAGCCAGGGCGCGCTCTCGGCGCCGCGGGGATGGCGCTTCATCAACACGGACTTCACCTTCGAGGACGCCCAGTTCCTCGTCGCCCGGGTGACCGACGGCCAGCAGCAGCGGATGACGCGCTGCAGCCCAGCGCTCCAGGAGTGCGTGCTGCTCGAGGCCCCCTGAGGTCCGGGCCGGGACGTCTAGGCTCTCCCGGTGCGCATCGTCTCGCTGATCCCCTCCGCAACCGAGATCCTGTTCGCCGTCGGTGCGGGCGACGACGTCGTGGGCGTGACGTTCGAGTGCGACCACCCCGCTGAGGCCCGGGAGCGGCGCGTCGTCTCGACGTCCGCGATGTCGGAGGGACTGACGCCGAAGGAGATCGACGACTTCGTCGCGGCAGCCATGTCGGCTGGTGAGGACCTCTACCGCCTCGACGCCGGAGCCCTCGCCGACCTCGACACGGACCTCGTCGTCACCCAGGACCTCTGCGCCGTCTGCGCGATCGACGTGACCACGGTCGACGAGGCGCTGCGCCACCTGGGCTGTCGGGCCGAGGTGGCGACGGTCGACCCGCACACCCTCGACGACGTGCTGGCGTCCGTGACCGAGATCGGCCGCTTGACCGGGCGGTCGGCCCGGGCGACGGCGCTCGTCGCCTCGCTCGAGGGACGGCTCGCGGCCGTGGCCGACCGGGTGGCGGGTCGCGTGCGGCCGCGCGTGCTGGTGCTCGAGTGGACCGACCCGCCGTTCGCGCCGGGCCACTGGATCCCGGAGATGGTGACCTCCGCCGGCGGTGAGCCGACTCTCGGCGTCGCGGGCACGAAGTCGACCCGCATCTCGTGGGACGAAGCCGTCGACTCGGCTCCGGACCTCGTCGTCTGCGCCCCGTGCGGCTACGACCTGGACGGCGCGGCCACGCTCGCGGAGGACGTACGCCACCGCTTCCCCGGCGTGCCCGTGTGGGCGGTGGACGCCGACGGACACTTCGCCCGACCGGGACCGCGGCTCGTGGACGGGGTCGAGGTGCTGGCCGGGATCCTTCACCCGGACGCCGCGGAGCCCTCGCCGTACGCCCGGCAGGTCTGACGACCGCCGTCAGCGCGTCTCGTCGCGGACGAGGACGTCGAACGGCCGCCCGTCCCGACGGGCTGCGAACGACCCGACCACCTCGAAGCCGAGGGACTCGACCGTACGACGTGCCCGCGCGTTGAACGACGCGACGGTCACGCGGAAGGCTGCCGGCGCGTAGCGGTCTCGGCCGTACGCCAGCCCGGCGGCGATCGCGGCCCGGCCCAGGCCCTGGCCGGTCAGCGACGGGCGCAGCCCTCCCCGGTGTCGAGGGCGGTGTCGTCGTAGTCCC
It contains:
- a CDS encoding cobalamin-binding protein → MRIVSLIPSATEILFAVGAGDDVVGVTFECDHPAEARERRVVSTSAMSEGLTPKEIDDFVAAAMSAGEDLYRLDAGALADLDTDLVVTQDLCAVCAIDVTTVDEALRHLGCRAEVATVDPHTLDDVLASVTEIGRLTGRSARATALVASLEGRLAAVADRVAGRVRPRVLVLEWTDPPFAPGHWIPEMVTSAGGEPTLGVAGTKSTRISWDEAVDSAPDLVVCAPCGYDLDGAATLAEDVRHRFPGVPVWAVDADGHFARPGPRLVDGVEVLAGILHPDAAEPSPYARQV
- a CDS encoding DUF3048 domain-containing protein; protein product: MRHRPHLPSYKAVAAVLVAASLVLAGCSGGDDEATPAGDEPSEPTASETSEPPEPTYWPLTGLERTSKAPKHPVIVTKVDNTSSSAPQVGLGTADLVVEELVEGGYTRLAAFYYSKVPASIGPVRSMRASDIGIVPDGATVVTSGAAPVTINRINGAGIPWITEGDAGVYRETTRSAPYNLFARLGDIAKRLKAEDEPPPYLPWGTPADLPRGGKARTLTADFGAHSTSWQFQKGGYVNTDSYAAQGDQFPADSILVLRVKVGDAGYRDPAGYPVPETKLEGKGAALLFHGGRVIRGTWSKDGLKGAIELSTKDGELTVPAGHVWMELVPAVNGNVTFAK
- a CDS encoding phosphatase PAP2 family protein, encoding MGRGDFRGAAAVAAAMAVATLVVAAAYDLPVRDPDGVSVPTWVRLPLIVLAAVLLDVVARWVLALRGREGPVTVSDARSVLRSVVVARWDLAQVRFTLSGLLAWYVAYVAFRNLKGYLPFVNERLWDTELARLDRVLWLGHDPAAVLHEVLGTGWAAWLMSGVYVLWIGLVPAALAVALVWTRRSLAGELYVTAISFNWLLGVAVYYLVPSLGPVYSRPQGFADLSPTFNTRVQEWLLQDRVDVLAGAWDTRAVQTVAAFASLHVAITVTTCLVAEVLRLPSWVRVTCWTFAVLTSVSTVYLGWHFFVDVLGGAVVGDVALVLAATATGHPLRRERVRPRDVVADVDREQAGRA
- a CDS encoding excalibur calcium-binding domain-containing protein; amino-acid sequence: MTTLVRALALAVVSLGLTAGLAIVVQAPASAFSDRDCGDFPSQAAAQNFFLQAGAGDPHRLDDDGDGVACESNPCPCIGRGSTAPQQLANTQTQQTHRETGNVVRVTDGDTLRVRLRSGARVGTHARDRHPGARPLRCPGGDGQPPPAGPGGVDRAPGLRPDPGREGQVRPVAALREA
- a CDS encoding matrixin family metalloprotease; this translates as MSIRRLLLVLALLLAFLLGSLGLAAAPATSAKPGSTAGSGVDCNLPESDAEELVILNYYYPNKYVWDDTHLTVGVQAAPNVSDAHLAAVRDAIESWDEVLRSCFDGEITLTDVTGSKRRSADIVLHYVPHAGGVVFAGYAICGATGCGNIIVSSEFATEESYTPEYLYYVTLHELGHALGLGHATNLLESTDLMGYGWIGDAPDPLFSQCDLDALAYLFGPVLAGRGLLRPGPASWTPPSTARPEATQDPRSSCSGEVEVDARRRLEDLPRVVGIDAAGSAVVDVEGQPVRAQPDIAALAALA
- a CDS encoding PH domain-containing protein, which gives rise to METAAITSWTLLQEIPVPADVNDLLVDGEQAVAAYKTFRDSAIFTTKRLVVRDAQGLTGKKVEVYSLPYSRIDMWSSENAGKLLDFNAELEMWTRAGHIKIKLDKKIDIRRLDKLIAWAVLNA
- a CDS encoding SigE family RNA polymerase sigma factor — translated: MFSGTDRQAPTFEEYAAVSWPMVYRSAYLLAGNHADAEDLAQQALIKAHRAWARVSASDSMNAYVRRILTNTFLSSRRPKARRLELLTDELPDWGGAASAAGRPADTPGASDELMAVWPHVKQLPRQQRAVTVLRYFEDLSEAEIAEALGCSRGTVKSTAHRALKSLKAALDDQDSPASDSPASDSPASDSPASGRKEA
- the fabG gene encoding 3-oxoacyl-ACP reductase FabG, with the translated sequence MGRYDRRVAVITGAARGIGFGIAQRLASEGASVAILDLDEAAAQEAAARLELTDGARAIGVGCDVVDSAAAEAAVQRVVDELGGIHVLVNNAGVTRDNLLFKMTEEDWDVVMGVHLKGVFNMTKAAQSRFVEQKYGKILNLSSVSALGNRGQANYSAAKMGIQGLTRTLGIELGPFGITANAIAPGFIVTEMTDATARRLKLEPEELQRLNAEATPVRRVGQPEDIAAAAAFLCSDEASFITGQTLYVDGGRKLG
- a CDS encoding putative immunity protein, giving the protein MILPAVRDPRLVTVRRGGTLTDEGHHALALWAAACAEHVLPLFEGSRPDDTRPREAIAAARAWTRGELSMRRTRALGGHAMGAARDLTGAPRFAAYAAGQAAVVAHVAEHDLGAAAYAIKAAMAAAPGQEETVRHAECRWQHDRLPATVRELVLEDQQRRNPICWNVFDPPS
- a CDS encoding HIT family protein; the encoded protein is MDGCVFCQIVAGDVPGHLVLETDDLVAFLDTRPVFKGHVLLVPRDHVETLPDLPAALRDPFLFAAQRIATAVKDGLGAQGSFVAVNNTVSQSVPHLHLHVVPRTKGDGLRGFFWPRTKYAAGEPETYAARLRAALDGRPDGRPEGRPLS
- a CDS encoding C40 family peptidase, with amino-acid sequence MPATTRTARACALALAGLGVTASTLTALPATAAGDADTAAGDTDQVTTTTSQKTRLSAKRRVAQRVLGARDVAMRQRGDAYGYGAAGPHRFDCSGLIRYAYSRAGFDVPRTSSAQAGHARRVAKKDMRAGDLMFFHGSGGVYHAAIFLRWSRGHAVMLHAPGSGDRVRVAVPWTSQWFGGTLRRA